Proteins encoded within one genomic window of Stigmatopora argus isolate UIUO_Sarg chromosome 21, RoL_Sarg_1.0, whole genome shotgun sequence:
- the kifc1 gene encoding kinesin-like protein KIFC1 produces the protein MSRLPVIAKRVLVNVENAPDLQPVQKRARNEVIKKPSCATVVGTGRPPVAATRAPISRSTRVGSAATVATAPSRGVSKAPAASTAAKGDKRTAAAADPRAGSSGAPTRRQPWDMRGKVSDMKGKLQNYQSKMKSANQERDVLKSSVADFQSRASKMEWDIRGYQERLEVLAGVQEELAGVKGELAGVKEELASVSREKKDLEEKHRVLGTLCDSQGVELQALRTKVSVQDSSLRAANEELAFLKEKASRQEEELHSAEMERRQLHNTIQELKGNIRVFCRVRPMVSGGLGEHVQLPAEDKKSIKLAKTQESHTGKSAETQKNYSFTFDHVFGPTASQEEVFEEISLLVQSALDGYNVCCFAYGQTGSGKTHTMEGAVGGDPEVRGVIPRAVEQIFRAAQKLSAQGWEFSFTASFVEIYNECLRDLLYKGKASSRPEHEIRMSTNNRLSVTNLTYQKVTAEDQVLRLIALANQNRSTAQTSQNERSSRSHCVFQLNIDGTNAGRDLKCSSTLCLVDLAGSERMVKSQAQGERFKEMTAINGSLTNLGIVITALAAKESHIPYRNSKLTHMLQPCLGGNSKTLMFINIAPEPDSFGESLNSLRFASKVNNCVIGTASAHKK, from the exons ATGTCTCGCCTACCGGTCATTGCGAAAAGGGTGCTCGTGAACGTTGAGAACGCACCCGACCTGCAGCCCGTTCAG AAAAGGGCCCGCAATGAAGTCATCAAAAAGCCTTCTTGTGCCACCGTGGTGGGCACCGGGCGGCCACCTGTTGCAGCAACCAGGGCACCAATTT CTAGGTCAACGAGAGTTGGCAGCGCTGCGACGGTGGCCACCGCCCCCTCCAGAG GTGTCTCCAAAGCACCCGCGGCGTCCACCGCGGCAAAGGGAGACAAAAGAACGGCGGCTGCCGCGGACCCCAGAGCGG GGAGCAGTGGTGCACCCACGCGCAGGCAGCCGTGGGACATGAGGGGGAAAGTTAGCGACATGAAAGGGAAGCTCCAGAACTATCAGAGCAAGATGAAAAGTGCCAACCAGGAAAGAGACGTCCTCAAGAGCTCCGTTGCCGATTTCCAATCCAGGGCGTCCAAGATGGAGTGGGATATACG CGGGTACCAGGAAAGGCTGGAGGTCCTCGCCGGAGTCCAGGAAGAGTTGGCCGGCGTCAAGGGAGAGTTGGCCGGCGTCAAGGAAGAGTTGGCGAGTGTctcccgggagaagaaagaccTGGAAGAAAAACACAGGGTGTTGGGAACGCTGTGCGACAGTCAGGGGGTGGAGCTTCAAGCCCTCAGG ACAAAGGTGTCGGTGCAGGATTCCAGCCTGCGAGCAGCCAACGAGGAGCTGGCCTTCCTCAAGGAAAAAGCCTCGAGGCAGGAAGAAGAGCTCCACTCGGCGGAGATGGAGCGCCGACAGCTCCACAACACCATCCAGGAGCTGAAGGGAAACATCCGTGTCTTTTGTCGGGTGCGCCCCATGGTCAGTGGCGGTCTGGGCGAGCACGTGCAGCTGCCCGCCGAAGACAAAAAGTCCATCAAGCTGGCCAAAACGCAGGAGTCTCACACCGGGAAAAGTGCCGAGACTCAGAAAAATTACAGCTTCACCTTTGATCACGTTTTTGGCCCCACCGCAAGCCAAGAGGAG GTATTTGAAGAAATCTCGCTGCTGGTGCAGTCGGCGCTGGATGGCTACAACGTATGCTGCTTCGCCTACGGACAGACGGGCAGCGGCAAAACCCACACCATGGAGGGAGCCGTGGGCGGGGACCCAGAAGTCCGGGGCGTCATTCCCAGAGCCGTGGAGCAGATTTTCAGAGCCGCCCAGAAGCTGTCGGCGCAAGGCTGGgag TTCTCCTTCACGGCCAGCTTTGTGGAAATTTACAACGAGTGCCTTCGCGACCTGCTCTACAAGGGCAAGGCCAGCAGCCGGCCCGAACACGAAATACGCATGTCCACCAACAACAGGCTGAGTGTCACCAACCTCACCTACCAGAAGGTCACCGCCGAGGACCAG GTCCTCCGCTTGATCGCCTTGGCCAATCAGAACCGTTCCACGGCCCAGACCTCCCAGAACGAGCGCTCGTCCCGCTCGCACTGCGTCTTCCAGTTGAACATCGACGGGACGAACGCCGGAAGGGATCTCAAATGCAGTT CCACGCTATGCTTGGTGGACCTGGCCGGAAGCGAGCGCATGGTGAAGAGTCAAGCTCAGGGTGAACGCTTCAAAGAGATGACGGCCATCAACGGCTCTTTGACCAACCTCGGCATTGTGATCACCGCGTTGGCCGCCAAG gaAAGCCACATTCCTTACAGGAACTCCAAGCTCACCCACATGCTGCAGCCTTGCCTGGGTGGGAACAGCAAAAC TTTGATGTTCATCAACATTGCGCCCGAGCCGGACAGCTTTGGCGAAAGTCTCAATTCGTTGAGGTTCGCCAGCAAG GTCAACAATTGTGTCATCGGCACCGCCAGCGCCCACAAAAAATAG